GATACCGGAAAAGCGATTACCATGCCTACGGGTGAGGCCATCAAAGGACGCCTGTTTAATGTAACCGGTGACGCCATCGACGGGTTGCCTGCTGTTTCCAAAGCAAATGGCCGTCCGATCCACGCCATGCCGCCGGCTTTCGAAAACCTCAGCACGGCAACCGAAGTGTTGTTTACCGGTATCAAAGTGATCGACCTGATCGAGCCCTACGCAAAGGGAGGTAAAATTGGTTTATTTGGTGGTGCCGGGGTAGGTAAAACCGTATTGATCCAGGAGCTGATCAACAATATCGCAAAAGGACACGGTGGTTTGTCGGTGTTTGCCGGTGTGGGTGAGCGTACCCGTGAGGGAAATGACCTGATGCGTGAGATGATTGAGGCAGGCATTATGAAATATGGTGAAGCATTCAAGCACAGCATGGAAGAAGGCGGCTGGGACCTGAGCAAGGTAAACCCTGAAGAGCTGGCGGATTCCAAAGCAACGTTTGTGTTCGGACAGATGAACGAACCCCCGGGTGCACGTGCACGTGTGGCGCTGAGTGGTTTGACCATCGCTGAATACTTCCGCGATGGAGATGGCGAAGGCAAAGGAAAGGACATCCTGTTCTTCGTTGATAATATCTTCCGGTTCACACAGGCCGGCTCTGAGGTATCGGCGCTGCTGGGTCGTATGCCTTCAGCGGTGGGATACCAGCCTACGCTGGCTACCGAAATGGGATTGATGCAGGAGCGAATTACTTCTACAAAGAGCGGTTCCATTACCTCGGTACAGGCGGTTTATGTACCTGCGGATGATCTTACCGATCCGGCGCCGGCAACAACCTTTGCCCACCTGGATGCCACTACCGTATTAAGCCGTAAAATTGCTGACCTTGGTATTTACCCGGCTGTGGATCCGCTGGATTCTACTTCCCGTATCCTGATGCCGCAGGTAGTAGGGGATGCCCACTACGAGTGCGCCAACCGCGTAAAACGGATCTTGCAGCGTTATAAAGAATTACAGGACATCATCGCCATCCTGGGTATGGATGAGCTGAGCGACGAAGATAAAATGACCGTGGCCCGTGCCCGTAAGGTACAACGTTTCCTTTCGCAGCCTTTCCATGTGGCAGAAGCGTTTACCGGTCTGAAGGGGGTACTGGTTCCCATCGATGAAACCATCCGCGGATTTAATATGATCATGGACGGTGAAGTGGATGAATACCCGGAAGCGGCGTTCAACCTGGTGGGTAATATTGATGACGCCATCGAGAAAGGAAAGAAATTACTGGCAGCGTCTTAGTATTTAGATGGATTGTATTTAGTATTCAGATAAAAAAGATTTTGAAGATATATATTGGCCGGAGTGTCTTAATATTGTATCAGAATCTAAACACTGAATTGCTAAACACTAAAATCTAACTACTATGGGAATGCACAATTTCAGAGAGCTGAGGATCTGGCGGCGCTCTATGGATTTTGTAGAGCGGGTTTATGAGATCAGTGAAAGTTTTCCCAATGACGAGCGGTACGGATTAAGGGCACAATTGAGAGATTGCGCAATTTCGGTTCCGAGTAATATCGCAGAAGGTGCAGGCAGAGGTACTAACAAACAGTTTAGGCGGTTCCTGGAATTTGCAATGGGTTCTATAAATGAGGTGCAAACACAACTGGAACTGGCCATTCGATTAAAATATCTTAAAGGTTTTGAAAGTGTGGGGCTGGTTGACGAAGGGTTGCAGATTTATAAAATGATCCTTGTTTTCTATAACGGTTTGAAGGAAGACTAAATAGCCTGTCTAAATACTAATGGTCTAAATACTAAATACTCTATGCAATTAGAAATATTAACTCCCGAGAAAAAGATCTACAGCGGCGATGTTTATGGTGTGCAGATGCCCGGAATTTCCGGTTCGTTTGAGATACTGGACAAACACGCGCCCCTGATCGCGGCACTGCAGGAAGGAAAGCTGAAGATCTTAAAGGACCGCAACAACGACGCCAGCTA
The sequence above is a segment of the Niabella agricola genome. Coding sequences within it:
- the atpD gene encoding F0F1 ATP synthase subunit beta — encoded protein: MANVGKVKQVIGAVIDVQFDGTLPEIYNALELTKENGDTLVLEVQQHLGEDSVRTIAMDGTEGLVRGTEVRDTGKAITMPTGEAIKGRLFNVTGDAIDGLPAVSKANGRPIHAMPPAFENLSTATEVLFTGIKVIDLIEPYAKGGKIGLFGGAGVGKTVLIQELINNIAKGHGGLSVFAGVGERTREGNDLMREMIEAGIMKYGEAFKHSMEEGGWDLSKVNPEELADSKATFVFGQMNEPPGARARVALSGLTIAEYFRDGDGEGKGKDILFFVDNIFRFTQAGSEVSALLGRMPSAVGYQPTLATEMGLMQERITSTKSGSITSVQAVYVPADDLTDPAPATTFAHLDATTVLSRKIADLGIYPAVDPLDSTSRILMPQVVGDAHYECANRVKRILQRYKELQDIIAILGMDELSDEDKMTVARARKVQRFLSQPFHVAEAFTGLKGVLVPIDETIRGFNMIMDGEVDEYPEAAFNLVGNIDDAIEKGKKLLAAS
- the atpC gene encoding ATP synthase F1 subunit epsilon; this encodes MQLEILTPEKKIYSGDVYGVQMPGISGSFEILDKHAPLIAALQEGKLKILKDRNNDASYFQIQSGFVEVLNNKVTVLIEGALSL
- a CDS encoding four helix bundle protein; translated protein: MGMHNFRELRIWRRSMDFVERVYEISESFPNDERYGLRAQLRDCAISVPSNIAEGAGRGTNKQFRRFLEFAMGSINEVQTQLELAIRLKYLKGFESVGLVDEGLQIYKMILVFYNGLKED